From the genome of Candidatus Promineifilum breve, one region includes:
- a CDS encoding methyltransferase family protein: MTSTTQQSPTKPRLNRDGARLFIGIFAFQAVQAAVLFIAAGTVRWPAAWAYFGVYALCYALGLAWVASVNPAVINERGRRSTNTEEFDQRFHRLMPLLLFGGLIVGGLDHRFGWSAVPGWLQIVGLALLVPALLLAVWVLASNAYAARVVRLQDGHQVISTGPYRYVRHPMYSGTLLAFVAAALALGSWWMLVPAAAGIVLFVWRTAHEDAMLQEKLPGYREYAQRTRYRLMPGVW; this comes from the coding sequence ATGACCTCAACAACCCAACAATCACCCACCAAACCCCGCCTCAACCGCGACGGCGCGCGCCTGTTCATCGGCATCTTCGCCTTTCAGGCCGTTCAGGCGGCGGTGTTGTTCATCGCCGCGGGCACGGTGCGCTGGCCGGCGGCCTGGGCCTACTTCGGGGTGTATGCCCTGTGCTATGCGCTCGGTCTGGCCTGGGTGGCCTCGGTCAACCCGGCGGTCATCAATGAGCGTGGCCGGCGCTCGACCAATACGGAAGAGTTTGACCAACGCTTCCACCGCCTGATGCCGCTGCTCCTCTTCGGCGGGCTGATCGTCGGCGGGCTGGATCATCGCTTCGGCTGGTCGGCCGTGCCCGGTTGGTTGCAAATCGTGGGGCTGGCGCTGCTCGTCCCGGCCCTGCTGCTGGCCGTCTGGGTGTTGGCGAGCAACGCCTACGCCGCGCGGGTCGTGCGCCTGCAAGACGGGCATCAGGTCATCTCGACCGGGCCATACCGCTACGTCCGCCACCCGATGTACAGCGGCACGCTGCTGGCCTTCGTGGCGGCGGCATTGGCCCTCGGCTCGTGGTGGATGCTCGTCCCGGCCGCGGCGGGGATTGTCCTGTTCGTCTGGCGCACGGCCCACGAGGACGCGATGTTGCAGGAGAAATTGCCCGGCTATCGGGAGTATGCGCAACGGACGCGCTATCGGCTGATGCCCGGCGTCTGGTAA
- a CDS encoding metal ABC transporter permease produces MSAATEIQLIAVIVAVACALPGVFLVLRRMAMMSDAISHTVLLGIVLGFFAIGSLESPLLVLAAAGMGVITVSLVELLLRTRLVRQDAAIGLVFPALFSVAVILISRFARGVHLDVDAVLLGELTFAPLDRVDIGGVDLPRSLVVMGLILLINVVVIGLFYKELKLTTFDAGLAAALGFSPALIHYGLMVMVSVTAVGAFDAVGSVLVVALMIAPASAAYLLTDRLSRMLLYSAALAAAGAIGGFWLAWFLDANIAGAIAAVLGVLFLGAFLLAPQRGLAAQATRRAHQRWEFAQTALAIHLLNHEHTPEMSSECRVDHLHYHLRWEPNFASTVVDQAERGGLVWRNNGDLHLTDDGRARARTALVHV; encoded by the coding sequence ATGAGCGCCGCCACCGAAATTCAACTCATCGCCGTCATCGTCGCCGTCGCCTGCGCCCTGCCGGGGGTCTTCCTCGTGCTGCGGCGTATGGCGATGATGAGCGACGCCATCAGCCATACCGTGCTGCTGGGCATCGTCCTCGGCTTCTTCGCCATCGGCTCGCTGGAGTCGCCGCTGCTGGTGTTGGCCGCGGCGGGCATGGGGGTGATCACCGTCAGTCTGGTCGAGTTGCTGCTGCGCACCCGGCTGGTGCGCCAGGACGCGGCCATCGGCCTGGTCTTTCCCGCCCTGTTCAGCGTGGCCGTCATCCTCATCTCGCGCTTCGCCCGCGGCGTCCATCTGGACGTGGACGCCGTGCTGCTGGGCGAATTGACCTTCGCCCCCCTCGACCGCGTGGACATCGGCGGCGTCGATCTGCCGCGCAGTCTGGTCGTCATGGGCCTCATCCTGCTGATCAACGTCGTGGTCATCGGCCTGTTCTACAAGGAGCTGAAGCTGACGACGTTTGACGCCGGGCTGGCCGCTGCGCTGGGCTTTTCGCCTGCCCTCATCCACTACGGGCTGATGGTCATGGTGTCGGTCACGGCCGTGGGCGCGTTCGATGCCGTCGGCTCCGTCCTCGTCGTGGCCCTGATGATCGCCCCAGCCTCGGCCGCCTATCTGCTGACCGACCGGCTGAGCCGCATGTTGCTCTATAGCGCCGCCCTGGCCGCGGCCGGGGCCATCGGCGGCTTCTGGCTGGCCTGGTTCCTCGATGCCAACATCGCCGGGGCCATCGCCGCCGTGTTGGGCGTGCTGTTTTTGGGCGCGTTCCTGCTGGCCCCCCAGCGTGGGTTGGCGGCCCAGGCGACGCGGCGCGCCCACCAGCGCTGGGAGTTCGCCCAGACCGCGCTGGCGATCCACCTGCTGAACCACGAGCACACGCCGGAGATGTCGAGCGAGTGCCGCGTCGATCATCTGCATTACCACCTGCGCTGGGAGCCGAACTTCGCGTCAACCGTGGTTGACCAGGCGGAGCGCGGTGGGCTGGTGTGGCGCAATAATGGCGATTTGCATCTGACTGATGATGGGCGGGCGCGGGCCAGGACGGCGTTGGTGCATGTTTGA
- a CDS encoding metal ABC transporter permease: MIDLINSLFFDYTIRTVALGAAVLGIVAGALGTFALLRRQSLLGDAMSHAALPGVLIAFMLTGSKAPLVLVLGAAVAGVLGTFLLLTITRYSRIKEDAALGIILSVFFGFGLMLLTYLQRNPTAAQAGLNSFLFGQAATLLVSDVITMAVFGGAALLALVVLWKEFKLLSFDRDFGSSLGYPMTALDMALTTLLVIGVVIGLQAVGVVLMSALIVAPAAAARQWTDRLSVMLVVASTFGAIAGVAGALLSSLGTGLSTGPVVVLVISAIVLLSLLFGAARGLVWSWARRQRSRRTLRTQAVLADLYTLADKHGDPYYAHNYELLRAMNRYQGGVRHSLRTLAESGLVREAARGEWALTAAGLSQAQQLRQTGQFEAQL; this comes from the coding sequence ATGATCGACTTAATCAACAGCCTCTTTTTCGATTACACCATCCGCACCGTGGCGTTGGGCGCGGCCGTGCTGGGCATCGTGGCCGGGGCGCTGGGCACGTTCGCCCTGCTGCGCCGCCAGAGCTTGCTGGGCGACGCCATGTCCCACGCGGCGCTGCCCGGCGTGCTCATCGCCTTCATGCTGACCGGCAGCAAGGCCCCGCTGGTGCTGGTGCTGGGCGCGGCCGTGGCCGGCGTCCTGGGCACGTTCCTGCTGCTGACCATCACCCGCTACAGCCGCATCAAGGAAGACGCGGCGCTGGGCATCATCCTGTCCGTCTTCTTCGGCTTCGGCCTGATGCTGCTGACCTACCTGCAACGCAACCCGACGGCGGCCCAGGCCGGGCTGAACTCCTTCCTCTTCGGCCAGGCGGCCACGCTGCTGGTCAGCGACGTGATCACCATGGCCGTCTTCGGCGGCGCGGCGCTGCTGGCCCTGGTCGTGCTGTGGAAGGAGTTCAAGCTGCTCAGCTTCGACCGCGACTTCGGCTCCAGCCTGGGCTACCCCATGACCGCGCTCGATATGGCCCTGACCACGCTGCTGGTCATCGGTGTGGTCATCGGCCTGCAAGCGGTGGGCGTGGTGCTGATGAGCGCCCTCATCGTGGCCCCGGCCGCCGCCGCGCGGCAGTGGACCGACCGGCTGAGCGTGATGCTGGTCGTGGCGTCGACCTTCGGCGCGATCGCCGGGGTGGCCGGGGCGCTGCTCAGCAGCCTGGGCACGGGCCTCTCCACCGGGCCGGTCGTGGTGCTGGTCATCAGCGCCATCGTGCTGCTCTCGCTGCTGTTTGGGGCGGCGCGCGGGCTGGTCTGGTCGTGGGCGCGGCGGCAACGCAGCCGGCGCACGCTGCGCACCCAGGCCGTGCTGGCCGACCTCTACACGCTGGCCGACAAGCACGGCGACCCCTATTACGCCCACAATTACGAGTTGTTACGGGCCATGAACCGCTATCAGGGCGGCGTGCGCCATAGCCTGCGCACGTTGGCCGAATCGGGCCTGGTGCGCGAGGCGGCGCGGGGCGAATGGGCCTTGACCGCCGCCGGCCTGAGCCAGGCCCAACAACTGCGCCAAACCGGACAATTCGAGGCCCAACTATGA
- a CDS encoding metal ABC transporter ATP-binding protein encodes MTETPYAIDVTDLTVAYQEKPVLWDIDLQAPPGVLLAIVGPNGAGKTTFIKAVLGLIKPAAGQMLIYGKPYAAQRRLVGYVPQRGSVDWDFPTSVLDVVMMGRYGELGWLRRPGRADRERALEALEKVGMARYAGRQISQLSGGQQQRTFLARALVQDAQIYFMDEPFQGVDATTERAIVELLKELRGAGKTVVVVHHDLQTVPEYFDWVMLLNVSRVAAGPVGVVFTEENLRRAYGGRIGFLGGNGHTTTDDRPLTTDGTTTEFTVTGSRPR; translated from the coding sequence ATGACCGAGACACCTTATGCAATTGACGTGACCGATCTGACGGTCGCCTATCAGGAAAAGCCGGTGCTGTGGGACATCGACCTGCAAGCCCCACCGGGCGTGTTGCTGGCCATCGTCGGCCCCAACGGCGCGGGCAAGACGACGTTCATCAAGGCCGTGCTGGGCCTCATCAAGCCCGCCGCCGGGCAGATGCTCATCTACGGCAAGCCCTACGCCGCCCAGCGCCGTCTTGTCGGCTACGTGCCCCAGCGCGGCAGCGTTGACTGGGACTTCCCGACCAGCGTCCTCGACGTGGTGATGATGGGCCGCTACGGCGAACTGGGCTGGTTGCGTCGCCCCGGCCGCGCCGACCGCGAGCGGGCGCTGGAGGCGCTGGAGAAGGTCGGCATGGCCCGCTATGCCGGGCGGCAGATCAGCCAGCTCTCCGGCGGCCAGCAGCAGCGCACGTTCCTGGCCCGCGCCCTGGTGCAGGACGCCCAAATCTACTTCATGGACGAGCCGTTTCAGGGCGTCGATGCCACCACCGAGCGGGCCATTGTCGAACTGCTCAAGGAGCTGCGCGGCGCGGGCAAGACGGTCGTCGTCGTCCACCACGACTTGCAGACCGTGCCCGAATATTTCGACTGGGTGATGCTGCTCAACGTCAGCCGCGTCGCCGCCGGGCCGGTGGGCGTCGTCTTCACCGAGGAGAACTTGCGCCGGGCCTATGGCGGGCGCATCGGGTTCCTGGGCGGGAATGGGCATACGACCACGGACGACAGACCACTGACCACGGATGGAACGACGACCGAGTTTACCGTCACGGGCAGCCGGCCCCGCTAA
- a CDS encoding metal ABC transporter solute-binding protein, Zn/Mn family, producing the protein MKRIIPLLLIQLLIALLLVACGRGAAADEADDGRLFIVTTIGQIADVARIVGGDHVRVTGLMGPGTDPHLYKASARDVDRLRAADVVFYNGLFLEAQMEEVLEQLGELQTVVAVSAGIDPAGLLPSANYADEYDPHIWFDVALWMQTVEQVRDTLMAADPANAAAYEANAAAYLAELAALHAYVAEQAATIPAEQRVLVTAHDAFSYFGRAYGFEVLGLQGISTASEAGTADVQRLADTIATRRIPAVFVESSVPVRNIEAVQAAVRARDFDVVIGGRLFSDAMGDTGTPEGTYAGMVRYNIDTIVSSLRGEE; encoded by the coding sequence ATGAAACGCATTATTCCTTTGCTACTGATTCAACTGTTGATCGCCCTGCTCCTGGTAGCCTGTGGCCGGGGCGCGGCGGCCGACGAGGCCGACGACGGCCGCCTGTTCATCGTCACGACCATCGGCCAGATCGCCGACGTGGCGCGCATCGTCGGCGGCGATCACGTGCGCGTGACCGGGCTGATGGGGCCGGGCACCGACCCCCATCTCTACAAAGCCAGCGCCCGCGACGTGGACAGGCTGCGGGCGGCCGATGTGGTGTTCTACAACGGCCTCTTCCTGGAGGCGCAGATGGAGGAAGTGCTGGAGCAGCTGGGCGAATTACAGACGGTGGTGGCCGTGTCGGCCGGCATCGACCCGGCCGGCCTGCTGCCCTCGGCCAACTACGCCGACGAATACGACCCCCACATCTGGTTCGACGTGGCCCTGTGGATGCAGACCGTCGAGCAGGTGCGCGACACGCTGATGGCCGCCGACCCGGCCAATGCCGCCGCCTACGAGGCCAACGCCGCCGCCTATCTGGCCGAACTGGCCGCGCTCCATGCCTACGTGGCCGAGCAGGCGGCGACCATCCCCGCCGAGCAGCGCGTGCTCGTCACGGCCCACGACGCCTTCAGCTACTTCGGCCGGGCCTACGGCTTTGAGGTGCTGGGCCTACAGGGCATCTCCACCGCGTCGGAGGCGGGCACGGCCGACGTACAGCGGCTGGCCGACACCATCGCCACGCGGCGCATCCCGGCCGTGTTCGTCGAGTCGTCGGTGCCGGTGCGCAACATCGAAGCGGTGCAGGCCGCCGTGCGCGCCCGCGACTTCGACGTGGTGATCGGCGGCCGCCTCTTCTCCGATGCCATGGGCGACACGGGCACGCCGGAGGGAACCTACGCCGGAATGGTGCGCTATAACATCGATACCATCGTCTCCTCGCTAAGAGGGGAAGAATAA
- a CDS encoding metal-dependent transcriptional regulator, with translation MSNLDEANFDATATYCSPAANCSPAAQDYIRAIHQLGAQQDGRVTTSALAERLGVRPASVTAMLQKMAAAAPALVDYHKSHGARLTPEGETAALRVARCHRLLELYLHDKLGYGWDEVHAEADRLEHVVSAAMTERLAAALDHPTHDPHGHAIPAADLSYDPPAGRPLPELAAGEAATVQYVTDDDPAVLRALAATGLRPGATVVIARRDAARLWTAVNGHEPLALDTAAAHHVYVNQPEQTPSH, from the coding sequence ATGTCTAATTTAGACGAGGCTAATTTCGACGCCACGGCGACCTATTGCAGCCCGGCGGCCAATTGCAGCCCGGCGGCGCAGGACTACATCCGCGCCATCCACCAGTTGGGGGCGCAACAGGACGGCCGCGTCACCACCTCGGCCCTGGCCGAGCGGCTGGGCGTGCGCCCGGCGTCGGTCACGGCCATGCTGCAAAAGATGGCCGCCGCCGCCCCCGCCCTCGTCGATTACCACAAAAGCCACGGCGCGCGCCTGACACCCGAGGGCGAAACGGCCGCGCTGCGGGTGGCCCGCTGCCACCGGCTGCTGGAGCTTTATCTCCATGACAAACTGGGCTACGGCTGGGACGAAGTGCACGCCGAGGCCGACCGGCTGGAGCACGTCGTCAGCGCGGCCATGACCGAACGGCTGGCCGCGGCGCTGGATCACCCCACCCACGACCCCCACGGCCACGCCATCCCCGCCGCCGACCTGTCGTATGACCCGCCCGCCGGCCGGCCGCTGCCTGAGCTGGCTGCCGGCGAGGCGGCGACGGTGCAATACGTGACCGACGACGACCCGGCCGTGCTGCGCGCGCTGGCTGCCACCGGTCTGCGCCCCGGCGCGACCGTGGTCATCGCCCGGCGCGACGCGGCCCGGCTATGGACAGCGGTCAACGGCCATGAGCCGCTGGCGCTGGATACGGCCGCGGCCCACCACGTCTACGTCAACCAGCCGGAACAAACGCCAAGCCATTAA
- a CDS encoding IS630 family transposase, whose translation MTATEAGEAVAHLLHQSPRQYGIDVTRWRLADVGQVLSWLTRRSLPGIYKVLKRLGFSRKQAQAFIRSPDTAYALKWRAILAAYQDAVEHPEQAVLLFGDELTYWRRPVVRAVHQRRGQKQRRVVNRPGANTQTRIVAVVNACTGQVTYRQRSRVGRFELVAFYEQLRQDYPAVPRLYLVMDNWPTHKHPLVLEAAQHHALRLLFLPTYASWLNPIEKLWRWLRQDVLHCHPFADDLDHLRQAVTRWLDRFRSGSRHLLFFIGLLSRDDLNQYGD comes from the coding sequence CTGACGGCGACGGAGGCCGGCGAGGCCGTCGCCCATCTGCTGCACCAGTCGCCCCGCCAGTACGGGATTGACGTCACCCGCTGGCGACTGGCCGACGTGGGTCAGGTGCTGAGTTGGTTGACCAGGCGCAGCCTGCCCGGCATCTACAAGGTGCTCAAACGGCTGGGGTTCAGTCGCAAGCAGGCGCAAGCCTTCATCCGCAGCCCAGACACCGCTTATGCGCTCAAATGGCGGGCTATCCTGGCCGCTTATCAGGACGCTGTTGAGCACCCGGAGCAGGCGGTCTTGTTGTTCGGGGATGAACTGACCTACTGGCGTCGTCCGGTGGTACGGGCCGTGCACCAACGGCGCGGACAGAAGCAGCGTCGCGTGGTTAACCGGCCAGGGGCTAACACCCAGACCCGCATCGTCGCCGTCGTCAACGCCTGTACCGGCCAGGTCACCTATCGTCAGCGGAGTCGCGTCGGGCGCTTCGAGTTGGTCGCCTTCTATGAACAGCTGCGTCAGGATTATCCCGCCGTTCCCCGGCTGTACCTCGTCATGGATAACTGGCCCACGCACAAGCATCCGCTCGTCCTGGAGGCGGCTCAGCACCACGCCCTGCGTTTGCTCTTCCTGCCGACCTATGCTTCCTGGCTCAATCCCATCGAGAAGCTCTGGCGCTGGTTGCGGCAGGATGTGCTCCATTGCCATCCCTTCGCCGACGACCTCGACCACCTCCGCCAGGCGGTCACCCGTTGGCTCGACCGCTTCCGTTCCGGCTCGCGCCACTTGCTGTTCTTCATCGGCCTGCTCTCGCGCGACGACCTAAACCAATATGGAGATTAA
- a CDS encoding helix-turn-helix domain-containing protein, which translates to MKPRQVTLSAAQVAELQAVRDHAPVPYLRERAAAILKVVEGRSVRQVALHGLYRRRGERTVAAWLNRYLAEGVAGLEIRPGRGRKPAFSPSDGDGGRRGRRPSAAPVAPPVRD; encoded by the coding sequence ATGAAACCGCGTCAGGTGACATTGTCGGCGGCGCAGGTGGCGGAATTGCAGGCCGTACGAGACCATGCCCCTGTGCCGTACTTGCGAGAACGAGCGGCGGCGATCCTGAAGGTGGTCGAAGGACGGTCGGTCAGGCAAGTGGCGCTGCATGGGCTGTACCGGCGGCGAGGGGAACGGACGGTGGCGGCGTGGCTCAACCGCTACCTGGCCGAGGGCGTGGCCGGGCTGGAGATTCGTCCAGGGCGGGGGCGCAAGCCGGCTTTTTCCCCCTCTGACGGCGACGGAGGCCGGCGAGGCCGTCGCCCATCTGCTGCACCAGTCGCCCCGCCAGTACGGGATTGA